ATAGTCCTGTGGAGCACGCTGAGCCTGATCGGTGCGCTGACTTCTCTTAATGATGATTTGCGCGAGGGCAATCAGGGCGATTTCTGGCTGATCTTTCAAAGCTGGGGCAGGAGCGCCATCGCATTGGCCGTTCTCGGTTATCTCCTCATGTATTGCTTCCGGCGCTGGCCGTGGCTTTATGCCCGCGCCCGAAATATTGCTGTCGGCTATGGATTGTTACTGCTGCTGGTGTTGCCGGGGCAATTACTGTATGTAGGCAAGCTGTTTACCCTGGATGGTCCGCATGATGTGAACTGGGGGCAGATACAGGCAGAGTTACAGGTGTTTGACAAGCTGGCAGCGCTGTTACGGCTGTCATCCATCAGTGCGGTGTATTTTGCCGTGGTGGCCATCAAAATCTGGCAGCAAAGCCAGCAAAGAAACCGTGCCTGGGCGCAAGAGAGGGAAGATACCCTGGCCCTGCGGCTGGAGCTGGAACAGCAAAAATCCCTGGCCCTGCGGGCGCAGTTGGAACCGCATTTCATGTTCAATGCCTTGAATGCCATCAGTGCCCTGGTAATTTCTGACAACAAGGATGTTGCCCTGCGTGGCATACAGGGCCTCAGTGAACTGTTGCGCTACGCACTGGCGGCGGGCGATAAAAACTGGGTCAGGTTTGCAGAAGAACTGGCTTTTGTGCAGGATTACCTGGCCCTGCAGGCCCTGCGCTATGGTGAACGCCTGCATGTCGCCATCGTCGGGGTAGATGAACAGGTACTGGCCTGTGATTGTCCACCCTTGTTATTGCAGCCGTTGATAGAAAATGCACTCAGGCATGACCTCGATTGTCATGAAGAAGCCAGTGACATCCTGTGCAGTTTTGAATGCCGGGAGGGTAATCTGCTGATACGCATCAGCAACCCCGTCTATGCCGAAGCTGCTGCCAACCCCGGCGTTGGCCTGGGTTTGCGCAATAC
This is a stretch of genomic DNA from Undibacterium sp. KW1. It encodes these proteins:
- a CDS encoding sensor histidine kinase, which produces MNTSSLHTSTNALPPPAPQTWQAAGKVLLLNIVLWSTLSLIGALTSLNDDLREGNQGDFWLIFQSWGRSAIALAVLGYLLMYCFRRWPWLYARARNIAVGYGLLLLLVLPGQLLYVGKLFTLDGPHDVNWGQIQAELQVFDKLAALLRLSSISAVYFAVVAIKIWQQSQQRNRAWAQEREDTLALRLELEQQKSLALRAQLEPHFMFNALNAISALVISDNKDVALRGIQGLSELLRYALAAGDKNWVRFAEELAFVQDYLALQALRYGERLHVAIVGVDEQVLACDCPPLLLQPLIENALRHDLDCHEEASDILCSFECREGNLLIRISNPVYAEAAANPGVGLGLRNTMARLQLAYGDAASLQTGIDAGRFQVTIRLPVNTAGSLV